The Caenorhabditis elegans chromosome II genome has a segment encoding these proteins:
- the T24E12.6 gene encoding uncharacterized protein (Partially confirmed by transcript evidence), producing the protein MPSVAQPSCSSRQNSKLLFQKASVDPSPTPGSNPLLENPILPEISSILPNLDPTLPDFNTTYSYLVNNHPPTQFLNLPAHPNPQILLTYPPNSIFPSLPLQLVPELVPTDLEAREPPSKVRCPNFELAEPQPKASDFGQNKVHYFNLEPSHEEFEQLKIVQNFVFSGEGFLLPDCDPVMKRSIIFTNAMNDHYKRSEDRVEAIYKKFEQRDAKMTYDQNAVNIKKRIHRRLLEYLQSGQHIERIMKCEEIVESSGVPVLSKDDRMFYADYQKKKNDVFRYLLDTEKAVLREKFEKMRSTIRRKEHYFCRKRSQLPANREEPLKKN; encoded by the exons ATGCCCTCAGTAGCTCAACCATCCTGTAGCTCACGTCAAAATTCCAAACTCCTCTTTCAGAAAGCATCTGTAGATCCATCTCCAACTCCAGGTAGCAACCCACTCCTAGAAAATCCGATTCTCCCGGAAATATCTTCCATTCTCCCAAACTTAGATCCGACG CTCCCCGACTTCAACACCACTTACTCCTACCTGGTCAACAATCACCCGCCCACACAATTCTTAAATTTGCCGGCTCATCCGAACCCGCAAATCCTGCTCACCTACCCACccaactcaatttttccg tctCTACCTCTCCAACTAGTTCCAGAATTAGTGCCAACTGACCTAGAAGCCAGAGAGCCGCCGAGCAAAGTTCGATGCCCAAATTTCGAGCTCGCCGAGCCCCAACCGAAAGCTTCTGACTTTGGACAAAACAAGGTTCACTATTTTAACTTGGAGCCATCACACGAGGAGTTTGAGCAGCTG aaaattgtccaaaatttCGTGTTCTCAGGAGAAGGTTTTTTGCTCCCGGATTGTGATCCAGTTATGAAACGGAGCATAATTTTTACGAATGCTATGAATGATCATTACAAAAGATCTGAGGATCGAGTGGAGGCGATCTATAAGAAGTTCGAGCAG agagaTGCAAAAATGACGTACGACCAAAACGCAGTGAACATCAAGAAACGGATCCATCGGAGACTTCTTGAG TATCTGCAATCTGGACAGCATATAGAGAGAATCATGAAGTGTGAGGAAATCGTTGAAA GCTCGGGAGTGCCTGTTCTGTCAAAAGACGATAGGATGTTTTACGCAGATtatcagaagaaaaagaatg ACGTCTTTCGCTATTTGTTGGACACGGAAAAGGCAGTGTTAcgagaaaaatttgagaaaatgcgGAGCACTATTCGGAGAAAGGAGCACTACTTTTG CCGAAAAAGATCTCAGTTGCCGGCAAATCGAGAAGAACCACTGAAGAAGAATTAG
- the T24E12.12 gene encoding uncharacterized protein (Confirmed by transcript evidence) translates to MTNPQFHHKFLTIDFLISSNISSLKMLTWEFELMTIYEDDDEDQVPTNVTFEILILKLKMENKRYFMFNRWVDRLAEL, encoded by the exons ATGACTAATCCACAATTTCATCACAAATTTCTGACAAttgattttctcatttcttcaaATATCTCCTCGTTAAAAATGCTGACTTGGGAGTTCGAGCTGATGACGATCTATGAGGATGACGACGAGGATCAAG ttcCAACAAATGTTACTTTCGAGATTCTCATTCTGAAGCTGAAAATGGAGAACAAACGCTATTTCATGTTCAACCGCTG ggtGGATCGTCTCGCTGAGTTGTGA
- the T24E12.6 gene encoding uncharacterized protein (Partially confirmed by transcript evidence) — protein MPSVAQPSCSSRQNSKLLFQKASVDPSPTPGSNPLLENPILPEISSILPNLDPTLPDFNTTYSYLVNNHPPTQFLNLPAHPNPQILLTYPPNSIFPSLPLQLVPELVPTDLEAREPPSKVRCPNFELAEPQPKASDFGQNKVHYFNLEPSHEEFEQLKIVQNFVFSGEGFLLPDCDPVMKRSIIFTNAMNDHYKRSEDRVEAIYKKFEQRDAKMTYDQNAVNIKKRIHRRLLEKDYFFKYLQSGQHIERIMKCEEIVESSGVPVLSKDDRMFYADYQKKKNDVFRYLLDTEKAVLREKFEKMRSTIRRKEHYFCRKRSQLPANREEPLKKN, from the exons ATGCCCTCAGTAGCTCAACCATCCTGTAGCTCACGTCAAAATTCCAAACTCCTCTTTCAGAAAGCATCTGTAGATCCATCTCCAACTCCAGGTAGCAACCCACTCCTAGAAAATCCGATTCTCCCGGAAATATCTTCCATTCTCCCAAACTTAGATCCGACG CTCCCCGACTTCAACACCACTTACTCCTACCTGGTCAACAATCACCCGCCCACACAATTCTTAAATTTGCCGGCTCATCCGAACCCGCAAATCCTGCTCACCTACCCACccaactcaatttttccg tctCTACCTCTCCAACTAGTTCCAGAATTAGTGCCAACTGACCTAGAAGCCAGAGAGCCGCCGAGCAAAGTTCGATGCCCAAATTTCGAGCTCGCCGAGCCCCAACCGAAAGCTTCTGACTTTGGACAAAACAAGGTTCACTATTTTAACTTGGAGCCATCACACGAGGAGTTTGAGCAGCTG aaaattgtccaaaatttCGTGTTCTCAGGAGAAGGTTTTTTGCTCCCGGATTGTGATCCAGTTATGAAACGGAGCATAATTTTTACGAATGCTATGAATGATCATTACAAAAGATCTGAGGATCGAGTGGAGGCGATCTATAAGAAGTTCGAGCAG agagaTGCAAAAATGACGTACGACCAAAACGCAGTGAACATCAAGAAACGGATCCATCGGAGACTTCTTGAG aaagatTATTTCTTCAAGTATCTGCAATCTGGACAGCATATAGAGAGAATCATGAAGTGTGAGGAAATCGTTGAAA GCTCGGGAGTGCCTGTTCTGTCAAAAGACGATAGGATGTTTTACGCAGATtatcagaagaaaaagaatg ACGTCTTTCGCTATTTGTTGGACACGGAAAAGGCAGTGTTAcgagaaaaatttgagaaaatgcgGAGCACTATTCGGAGAAAGGAGCACTACTTTTG CCGAAAAAGATCTCAGTTGCCGGCAAATCGAGAAGAACCACTGAAGAAGAATTAG
- the srx-112 gene encoding 7TM GPCR serpentine receptor class x (Srx) domain-containing protein (Predicted), giving the protein MNSTEFSTRIVGAEMIFVSFVGFLINFFMLFHFLTLEKTSFHLLCVSKTLSNSLILLVYLVYTGPVHLLYTQIGSIELNILLHHFAMYGLMLQGPITQLIITINRVLVLWFLPLQIPKSSRYLTTVIIILTWIFVGWQSTLFGLPEDCKSPFAFFEHTFYTTASCSTTMFWIKNYVVFSLAAVTNFLNLMMAVKLVVVSRTQKSISSVAYQRRRKRSIKFFFQSCIQDWISAVDAANNAASTKYCENQSCIMLISMSVDVVVFGVDGFVLYWFNYKHLKIQPAGVNLNVVSAKRLN; this is encoded by the exons ATGAATTCCACGGAATTTTCCACCCGAATTGTTGGAGCCGAGATGATTTTT GTATCATTCGTCGGGTTTCTGATAAATTTCTTCAtgcttttccattttttaacaCTGGAAAAGACTAGTTTCCATCTGCTTTGCGTTTCGAAAACATTATCGAATTCGTTAATTTTGCTGGTTTATTTAGTTTATACCGGACCAGTTCATTTATT GTATACTCAAATTGGATCTATTGAGCTGAATATTCTTCTTCACCATTTCGCAATGTACGGGCTTATGCTTcaag GTCCAATAACCCAACTAATAATAACTATCAATCGCGTTTTGGTGCTATGGTTTTTACCTttacaaattccaaaatctagTCGATATCTGACAACtgttataataattttaaccTGGATATTTGTCGGCTGGCAATCCACGTTATTCGGGCTCCCCGAGGACTGCAAATCACCATTCGCATTTTTTGAGCACACGTTTTACACCACCGCTTCCTGTAGTACAACTAtgttttggataaaaaattatgtggTCTTCAGTTTAGCGGCagtgacaaattttttgaatctaatGATGGCTGTCAAGTTGGTAGTGGTATCG agAACTCAAAAATCTATTTCCTCCGTCGCTTACCAAAGAAGACGCAAGAGATCTAtcaagtttttctttcaatcgTGTATTCAAGATTGGATTTCAGCAGTTGACGCTGCAAATAATGCGGCTTCCACTAAATATTGCGAAAATCAGTCTTGTATAATGCTCATCTCGATGAGTGTAGATGTAGTAGTTTTTGGAGTTGATGG atttgtctTATATTGGTTCAACtacaaacatttgaaaatacaacCAGCGGGCGTAAATTTAAATGTTGTATCAGCAAAACGTCTCAATTAA